Genomic segment of uncultured Methanobrevibacter sp.:
TTTGGGCAGAACCGCTGACATTAACAAAGTCAAGTCCCTCCAAATCGGATATGCTTTCAATATTCTTTGATTTGGGGCTTGAAACTAAAACAAGATAATCGTAAGCTATTGGCATGAAGTTAATGTCACGTTCATAGGCTATCAAAGGGTCGTCCAAGGTCAAAATGTCTACCGCTCCTCTTTTTGCAAGTTCGAATGCATCCTCGTCACTGCTGCTGTAGATGTTGAGATTGAACGGGGTGTCTATACTTTCCAGAAGGCCTGTGCTGATGTGTCCTCCCACAATGTTTATTGTGGAGGTCTTTTCGATTTGGATCATATATTTTCTATATTCATCAAGCAAATTTTCCCCGGCGGATGTCAAAACACTGCCGTTTCCTATTTTTTCAGTCAACTTGACGCCTAACTTCTCTTCAGCCTTCAGAAATCTTCTGTTGAATACGGTATGTGATATCCCCAATTCCTTTGCCGATCTCCTCTGGGATTTGGTACGGGATAGTGATTCCAGACTCTGGTATAATTTATGGTCATAAATTTCACCATTAATCTTAAGACTGATTAGACCCTCGCTTTCAAATTTCATTAATTATATATAAAATTGTAATCATAATTAATAATATTGATTTATGGGTTAGATAAAATGGAAATAATGAAAACCTCTATTAAAGCTATATTGGATAATATTGTACGAGCAGAAGAATATTTGGATGAAGATACCGTTAATCAGTTTGAAGAGATTATCATGGAGTCTAAGAACATATTCGTTACAGGAGCCGGGAGGTCAGGTCTTGCAGCTAAGGCGTTTGCAATGAGACTGATGCATTTGGGCTTAAGCGCATATGTTGTAGGGGAAACAATCTCTCCAGCCATTCATGATGACGACTGCATAATAGCGATTTCAGGTTCTGGTGAAACAAACACCATCGTTTCTGCGGCCAGCATTGCAAAAAATAGAGGTTCAAAAGTTTTAGCCGTTACATCTTACCCAGATTCCAGCTTAGGTCAATTGGCTGATGGTTATATACTAGTTAAAGGAAGAACTCAAAAGGAAGATGACGATGAAAACTATATGAAACGTCAAATCCATGGTAACTATACTTCCCTGACTCCATTGGGTACTGCATTTGAACTTACAACATTGGTATTCCTGGACGCTATCGTTTCCGAGCTAATGGAAAAAATGCAGCAGACCGAAAGTGATTTGAAATCAAGACATACAGTATTAGAATAGAATACGGCCTTGATTATTATAGATGTTACAGCGTTGGCCTCTCAAAAAGCCGACCAATGTAATATTTCCTTTTTTTGCAATATTATATCCTGAATTAGCGGGAGCTGCGTTTGATGCAAGAATTGGCACACCTGCCCTTGTCATCTTTATGACCATGTCCGCAGGCATCCTTCCGCTGTATATTACATAGGAATGTTTCAGGTCAAAATCATGTAATATTCCGTATCCTATCACCTTATCAACCGCTACATGACGGCTTACATCCTCTTTTACAATGAACTGGTCTTTGTAAACTATTCCGGCTACATGTGTTCCACCGGTTGCCTGCCATATCTCGGCATTGTCCTTCAGCTCTTCAATGCGGTCAATAAGTTCATGGACATCAACCTGGAAATCTGACTCTACAGGATTCACGTCCTTGATTTTGCTTCTCCATCCT
This window contains:
- a CDS encoding LysR family transcriptional regulator — translated: MKFESEGLISLKINGEIYDHKLYQSLESLSRTKSQRRSAKELGISHTVFNRRFLKAEEKLGVKLTEKIGNGSVLTSAGENLLDEYRKYMIQIEKTSTINIVGGHISTGLLESIDTPFNLNIYSSSDEDAFELAKRGAVDILTLDDPLIAYERDINFMPIAYDYLVLVSSPKSKNIESISDLEGLDFVNVSGSAQRLAWNSLNHYDIEYNIKESVASQFDAFKMVRNSENLYTFLNASYFKGNELLKYDTQHVISIVKVNEDKSEVDDFVRFLLNDAQKSIEDEGFTPMG
- the hxlB gene encoding 6-phospho-3-hexuloisomerase gives rise to the protein MEIMKTSIKAILDNIVRAEEYLDEDTVNQFEEIIMESKNIFVTGAGRSGLAAKAFAMRLMHLGLSAYVVGETISPAIHDDDCIIAISGSGETNTIVSAASIAKNRGSKVLAVTSYPDSSLGQLADGYILVKGRTQKEDDDENYMKRQIHGNYTSLTPLGTAFELTTLVFLDAIVSELMEKMQQTESDLKSRHTVLE
- the fdhD gene encoding formate dehydrogenase accessory sulfurtransferase FdhD, encoding MKIEEIDAINFKNDTHKQTKEKVVKDETITLTINGDISRSLSAIEDSLKEFAVGYLFNENMVKSLDDIKSIEIDGPQINVEIDDTLLKTNETVLCSDSAGGWRSKIKDVNPVESDFQVDVHELIDRIEELKDNAEIWQATGGTHVAGIVYKDQFIVKEDVSRHVAVDKVIGYGILHDFDLKHSYVIYSGRMPADMVIKMTRAGVPILASNAAPANSGYNIAKKGNITLVGFLRGQRCNIYNNQGRILF